The following proteins are encoded in a genomic region of Brachypodium distachyon strain Bd21 chromosome 1, Brachypodium_distachyon_v3.0, whole genome shotgun sequence:
- the LOC100823407 gene encoding glucan endo-1,3-beta-glucosidase 9, with amino-acid sequence MRPSRQHPMPSQAPALPLLLLLLAVAPPPAAAVGVNWGFASSHPLPAEQVVHGLLLPNSVTRVRLSAASPDALSALAGTGVAVTVGVPNELLRPLAASRKAAAAWVHDNVTRYASAVLFEYIAVGDDPFLLNHGQQFQPFVVHAAANIQQALDDAKLSKKMKVVVPCSSDAYQNTSTLPSKAYFRPDVNKTMVELLQFLANHSSPFMVELNPILSFQQKKNISLEYYTFQLMSHPIIDGHNKYENYFDASIDALITALTKAGFSDMGIVVGRAGWPTDGAANATPAIAQSFMTGLVNHLARKSGTPLRPKFVPTETYLYSLSDEDQCSIARGTYERHYGIFTFDGQAKYYVNLGQGAKALKNAPDVDYLPSKWCVVDNNKDMSSISSSFSAACSNADCTALSPGGSCAGVGWPGNVSYAFNNYYQQHDQSEESCTFNGLGLITTVDPSVDNCLFALAIRTSAASSFHPSLTTLWILVLWFCIYSLA; translated from the exons ATGCGGCCCAGTCGCCAGCACCCGATGCCGTCACAGGCACCTGcgctcccgctcctcctcctcctcctcgccgttgcgccgccgccggccgccgcagtGGGCGTGAACTGGGGCTTCGCGTCATCTCACCCGCTCCCGGCGGAGCAAGTCGtgcacggcctcctcctccccaactCCGTCACCCGCGTCcgcctctccgccgcctcgcccgaCGCGCTCTCCGCCCTTGCCGGCACCGGCGTCGCCGTTACCGTCGGGGTCCCCAACGAGCTGCTCCGCCCCCTCGCCGCCTCGaggaaggccgccgccgcctgggtCCACGACAACGTCACCCGCTACGCGTCCGCCGTACTGTTCGA GTATATTGCTGTTGGAGATGATCCATTTCTTCTCAACCATGGGCAGCAATTTCAACCTTTCGTGGTTCATGCAGCAGCAAATATTCAACAGGCACTGGATGATGCAAAGTTATCCAAGAAGATGAAAGTAGTCGTGCCTTGTAGCTCAGATGCATACCAGAACACATCTACTCTGCCTTCAAAAGCTTACTTCAGGCCAGATGTTAACAAAACCATGGTTGAGCTCCTCCAGTTTCTTGCTAATCACAGCTCACCATTTATGGTCGAGCTCAATCCGATTTTGAGCTTTCAACAGAAGAAGAATATTTCATTGGAGTATTACACTTTCCAACTGATGTCACATCCAATAATTGATGGTCATAACAAGTATGAAAACTACTTTGACGCGAGCATAGATGCTTTAATTACTGCTCTAACAAAAGCTGGCTTCAGTGACATGGGCATCGTTGTCGGGAGAGCGGGATGGCCAACAGATGGAGCTGCGAATGCAACTCCAGCTATTGCTCAATCCTTCATGACAGGCCTGGTCAACCACCTGGCAAGAAAATCTGGTACTCCACTTCGCCCAAAATTTGTTCCAACTGAGACATACCTCTACAGCCTTTCAGATGAAGATCAATGCAGTATAGCAAGGGGAACTTATGAGAGACACTACGGTATTTTTACCTTCGATGGCCAAGCCAAGTATTATGTCAACTTGGGTCAGGGTGCTAAAGCTCTCAAGAATGCCCCTGATGTGGACTATCTTCCATCGAAATGGTGTGTGGTGGATAACAACAAGGATATGTCCAGCATTTCTTCCAGTTTTTCTGCCGCTTGCTCCAATGCCGACTGTACTGCTCTGTCGCCTGGTGGTTCTTGTGCAGGTGTTGGCTGGCCTGggaatgtgtcatatgcattCAACAATTACTATCAGCAGCATGATCAGAGCGAGGAGAGCTGCACCTTCAATGGCCTAGGTTTGATAACAACTGTTGATCCATCCGTGGATAACTGCCTCTTTGCTCTTGCAATCCGCACATCTGCTGCTTCCTCCTTTCATCCATCATTGACCACGTTGTGGATACTAGTTTTGTGGTTTTGCATTTATAGTTTAGCCTGA
- the LOC100823707 gene encoding eukaryotic translation initiation factor 2 subunit alpha homolog has product MPNLECRMYEPRFPEVDAAVMIQVKHIADMGAYVSLLEYNNVEGMILFSELSRRRIRSISSLIKVGRQEPAIVLRVDRDKGYIDLSKRRVSEEEARSCEDKYNKSKLVHSIMRHVAETLEIDLEPIYQRIGWPLYRKYGHAFEAFKLIVADPDAILDVLTYEEKETGPDGQEVINVVPAVTPEVKETLVQNIRRRMTPQPLKIRADVEMKCFQFDGVLHIKQAMRKAEAAGNNNCPVKIKLVAPPLYVLTTQTLDKDQGISVLTDAVKACMTEIEKHKGKLVVKEAPRAVSERESKLLDAQFETLVEQNAEVAGDDDSEEEDEGMGDIDVSNSGVHAE; this is encoded by the exons ATGCCGAACCTCGAGTGCCGGATGTACGAGCCGCGGTTCCCGGAAGTGGATGCCGCGGTGATGATCCAGGTCAAGCACATCGCCGACATGGGCGCCTACGTCTCCCTCCTCGAGTACAACAACGTTGAGGGCATGATCCTCTTCTCCGAGCTGTCCCGCCGCCGTATCCGTTCCATCTCCTCCCTCATCAAGGTCGGCCGCCAGGAGCCTGCCATCGTGCTCCGTGTCGACCGCGACAAGGGATACATCGACCTCTCCAAGCGCCGTGTctccgaggaggaggcgcgctcGTGCGAGGACAAGTACAACAAGTCCAAGCTCGTGCACTCCATCATGCGCCACGTTGCCGAGACGCTCGAAATCGACCTCGAGCCCATCTACCAGCGCATCGGCTGGCCACTCTACCGCAAGTACGGACACGCCTTCGAGGCCTTCAAGCTCATAGTCGCCGACCCTGACGCCATACTCGATGTCCTCACCTACGAGGAGAAGGAGACCGGTCCTGACGGCCAGGAG GTGATTAACGTGGTGCCTGCTGTGACCCCGGAGGTTAAGGAGACTCTGGTCCAGAACATAAGGAGGAGGATGACCCCACAGCCACTCAAGATCCGTGCTGATGTTGAGATGAAATGTTTCCAGTTTGACGGGGTGCTTCACATTAAG CAAGCCATGAGAAAAGCTGAAGCTGCTGGTAATAATAATTGTCCTGTGAAGATTAAGCTAGTTGCTCCTCCTCTTTATGTTCTGACTACACAAACTCTTGACAAG GACCAAGGAATCTCAGTTCTCACTGATGCAGTTAAAGCCTGCATGACAGAGATTGAAAAACATAAGGGGAAGTTAGTGGTGAAAGAAGCGCCAAGAGCt GTGAGTGAGCGAGAATCCAAGCTATTGGATGCCCAGTTTGAAACCTTGGTTGAGCAAAATGCTGAGGTTGCTGGTGATGATGAtagtgaggaggaggatgaaggAATGGGTGACATCGACGTTTCAAATTCTGGTGTCCATGCGGAATGA